From a region of the Streptomyces sp. NBC_01454 genome:
- a CDS encoding HGxxPAAW family protein, producing the protein MSSSGHGHTPAAWTGVIISFIGFCVSGAFIVLGNVPGFWAGIVLIGLGAVAGGLMRAAGMGQEPRRSAEPAAAAQAQPQEG; encoded by the coding sequence ATGTCGAGCAGTGGCCACGGACACACCCCCGCCGCCTGGACGGGCGTCATCATCTCGTTCATCGGCTTCTGCGTCTCCGGAGCCTTCATCGTGCTGGGGAACGTGCCCGGCTTCTGGGCCGGCATCGTGCTGATCGGTCTCGGTGCCGTGGCCGGCGGTCTGATGCGTGCGGCCGGCATGGGCCAGGAGCCCCGCCGCTCCGCCGAGCCCGCCGCCGCGGCGCAGGCCCAGCCGCAGGAGGGCTGA
- the hisI gene encoding phosphoribosyl-AMP cyclohydrolase, which produces MTSSRTTAPGPAPAAGSALDPAIAARLKRGADGLVPAIAQQYDTGEVLMLGWMDDEALHRTLTTGRCTYWSRSRQEYWVKGDTSGHVQHVKSVALDCDADTVLIKVDQVGAACHTGDRTCFDADVLATETRSDQ; this is translated from the coding sequence ATGACCAGCAGTCGCACCACCGCCCCCGGCCCGGCCCCCGCGGCGGGCTCCGCCCTCGACCCCGCCATCGCCGCCCGCCTCAAGCGCGGCGCCGACGGCCTGGTCCCCGCCATCGCCCAGCAGTACGACACCGGCGAGGTGCTGATGCTCGGCTGGATGGATGACGAGGCGCTGCACCGCACCCTGACCACCGGCCGCTGCACATACTGGTCCCGCAGCCGCCAGGAGTACTGGGTCAAGGGCGACACCTCCGGGCACGTCCAGCACGTCAAGTCGGTGGCACTGGACTGCGACGCCGACACCGTCCTGATCAAGGTCGATCAGGTCGGCGCCGCCTGCCACACCGGGGACCGCACCTGCTTCGACGCCGACGTTCTGGCCACCGAGACCCGCTCCGACCAGTAG
- the hisF gene encoding imidazole glycerol phosphate synthase subunit HisF — MTLAVRVIPCLDVDNGRVVKGVNFQNLRDAGDPVEMAKIYGEEGADELTFLDITASSGNRETTYDVVRRTAEQVFIPLTVGGGVRTPDDVDKLLRAGADKVGVNTAALARPDVIREIAERFGSQVLVLSVDARRTDAGTPSGFEVTTHGGRRGTGVDAVEWAHRAAALGAGEILLNSMDADGTKDGYDVEMIEAVRKHVTVPVIASGGAGRLADFAPAVVAGADAVLAASVFHFGDLRIGQVKEALRGAGHPVR, encoded by the coding sequence ATGACCCTGGCGGTCCGAGTCATCCCTTGCCTGGACGTCGACAACGGCCGGGTCGTCAAGGGCGTCAACTTCCAGAACCTGCGGGACGCGGGCGACCCGGTCGAGATGGCGAAGATCTACGGCGAGGAGGGCGCCGACGAGCTGACCTTCCTCGACATCACCGCCTCCTCCGGCAACCGCGAGACCACCTATGACGTGGTGCGCCGCACCGCCGAGCAGGTCTTCATCCCGCTGACCGTCGGCGGCGGGGTGCGCACCCCCGACGACGTCGACAAGCTGCTGCGGGCCGGCGCCGACAAGGTCGGCGTCAACACCGCCGCCCTCGCCCGCCCCGACGTGATCCGGGAGATCGCCGAGCGCTTCGGCAGCCAGGTCCTGGTGCTGTCCGTCGACGCCCGCCGCACCGACGCCGGCACCCCCTCCGGGTTCGAGGTCACCACCCACGGCGGCCGCCGCGGCACCGGCGTCGACGCCGTCGAATGGGCTCACCGCGCCGCCGCCCTCGGGGCCGGCGAGATCCTGCTGAACTCCATGGACGCCGACGGCACCAAGGACGGCTACGACGTCGAGATGATCGAGGCGGTCCGCAAGCACGTCACCGTCCCGGTGATCGCCTCCGGCGGCGCCGGCCGGCTGGCGGACTTCGCCCCGGCCGTCGTGGCCGGCGCGGACGCGGTGCTCGCCGCCTCCGTCTTCCACTTCGGCGACCTGCGCATCGGCCAGGTCAAGGAGGCCCTGCGGGGCGCGGGGCACCCGGTGCGCTGA
- a CDS encoding nitrile hydratase subunit alpha produces MSGEHTSVPVAARVRRLEERLIEAGVVAQDQLDAALAAMLKGASPVNGARIAARAWSDEGFRERLLADANAALPEVGLSMAGGIKEQRLKVVENTATTHHVLVCTLCSCYPVGLLGPSPSWYKSEAYRSRVVREPRAVLAEFGLELPDDTEITVWDSSAESRYMVLPRRPGGTAGWSEPELAALVTREGLIGTAAV; encoded by the coding sequence ATGAGCGGCGAACACACGAGTGTGCCGGTGGCGGCACGGGTGCGGCGGCTGGAGGAGCGGCTGATCGAGGCCGGGGTGGTCGCACAGGACCAGCTGGACGCGGCCCTCGCCGCGATGCTGAAGGGGGCCTCGCCGGTCAACGGGGCGCGGATCGCGGCGCGGGCCTGGAGTGACGAGGGGTTCCGGGAGCGGCTGCTGGCCGACGCGAACGCGGCGCTGCCCGAGGTGGGGCTGTCGATGGCGGGCGGCATCAAGGAGCAGCGGCTCAAGGTCGTCGAGAACACCGCCACCACCCACCACGTCCTGGTGTGCACGCTGTGCTCCTGCTATCCGGTCGGGCTGCTGGGGCCGTCGCCGTCCTGGTACAAGAGCGAGGCCTACCGTTCGCGGGTGGTCCGCGAACCGCGGGCCGTGCTGGCCGAGTTCGGGCTGGAGCTGCCGGACGACACCGAGATCACGGTGTGGGACTCCAGCGCGGAGAGCCGCTACATGGTTCTGCCGCGGCGGCCCGGCGGCACCGCGGGGTGGAGCGAGCCGGAGCTGGCCGCGCTCGTCACCCGCGAAGGGCTCATCGGGACCGCCGCGGTCTGA
- a CDS encoding LysR family transcriptional regulator, producing MQLQQLRYFTAVADTRHFTRAAAREHVAQPSLSQQIRSLERELGAELFHRARGHISLTDAGETLLPFARRILADADTARREVQDVARLRRGRLRLGAPPSLCASLVPDVLRAFHAAYPGVELLVTEDGSQDLVRALADGALDLALIITPLPLQAPALATSDLLREELVVVSAPDRPAPAGRRTRIRVEDLRDRPLAMFRRGYDLREFTTAACRAAGFEPSFTVEGGEMDAVLGFVRAGLGIAVVPSMVAERSGLRVTPFATPGMHRVVSVAHRGDVSPPRAARELERILRAHLAADPPRPGRGPAAG from the coding sequence ATGCAGCTGCAGCAGCTCCGCTACTTCACCGCCGTGGCCGACACCCGCCACTTCACCCGCGCCGCCGCGCGCGAACACGTCGCCCAGCCCTCCCTCTCCCAGCAGATCCGGTCCCTGGAACGGGAGTTGGGCGCCGAACTCTTCCACCGTGCCCGCGGCCACATCTCCCTCACCGATGCCGGCGAGACCCTGCTGCCGTTCGCCCGGCGCATCCTCGCCGACGCCGACACCGCCCGCCGCGAGGTCCAGGACGTCGCCCGGCTGCGCCGCGGGCGGCTGCGCCTCGGTGCCCCGCCCAGCCTCTGCGCCAGCCTCGTCCCCGACGTCCTGCGGGCCTTCCACGCCGCCTACCCGGGCGTGGAGCTGCTGGTGACCGAGGACGGCTCCCAGGACCTCGTCCGGGCACTGGCCGACGGCGCCCTGGACCTGGCCCTGATCATCACCCCGCTCCCCCTCCAGGCCCCCGCCCTGGCCACCTCCGACCTGCTGCGCGAGGAACTCGTGGTGGTCTCCGCCCCCGACCGCCCCGCCCCCGCCGGCCGGCGCACCCGCATCCGGGTGGAGGATCTCCGCGACCGGCCGCTGGCCATGTTCCGCCGCGGCTACGACCTGCGGGAATTCACCACCGCGGCCTGCCGGGCGGCCGGCTTCGAACCGTCCTTCACCGTCGAGGGCGGCGAGATGGACGCCGTCCTCGGCTTCGTCCGGGCCGGACTGGGCATCGCCGTGGTCCCCAGCATGGTCGCCGAACGCTCCGGCCTGCGGGTCACCCCGTTCGCCACCCCGGGGATGCACCGCGTGGTCTCCGTCGCCCACCGCGGCGACGTCTCCCCGCCGCGCGCCGCCCGGGAACTGGAGCGCATCCTGCGCGCGCACCTGGCGGCGGACCCGCCCCGGCCCGGCCGCGGCCCGGCAGCCGGGTGA
- a CDS encoding anthranilate synthase component I — MTTGTTGTATPDLDTFRTLAKDRRVIPVTRRLLADGDTPVGLYRKLAAERPGTFLLESAENGRTWSRYSFIGVRSAATLTTRDGQAHWLGTPPVGVPTDGDPLQALRATVEALHTPRDLVEGAGLPPFTGGMVGYLGYDIVRRLEKIGEQTTDDLRLPELTMLLTSDLAVLDHWSGTVLLIANAINHNDLDTGVDEAYADAVARLDTMAYDLARPAPASAAAMPPSEVPPFTMEWGGASYQEAVDDIKERIRAGEAFQVVPSQRFETPCTASALDVYRVLRATNPSPYMYLFRFEGGEGAEQGPFDVVGSSPEALVTVEGGRATVHPIAGTRPRGATVHRDQALADELMADPKERAEHLMLVDLGRNDLGRVCEPGSVEVVDFMSIERYSHVMHIVSTVTGQVAEGRTAFDVLTACFPAGTLSGAPKPRALQIIEELEPTRRGLYGGCVGYLDFAGDSDTAIAIRTALLRDGTAYVQAGAGVVADSDPVAEDTECRNKAAAVLRAVNTANHLGK; from the coding sequence ATGACCACGGGAACCACCGGCACCGCCACTCCGGACCTCGACACCTTCCGTACCCTCGCCAAGGACCGCCGGGTCATCCCCGTCACCCGGCGCCTCCTCGCGGACGGTGACACCCCGGTCGGCCTCTACCGCAAACTCGCCGCCGAGCGCCCCGGCACCTTCCTCCTGGAATCCGCCGAGAACGGCCGGACGTGGTCGCGGTACTCCTTCATCGGCGTCCGCAGCGCCGCGACCCTCACCACCCGCGACGGGCAGGCGCACTGGCTCGGCACCCCGCCGGTCGGCGTCCCCACCGACGGCGACCCGCTCCAGGCGCTGCGCGCCACCGTCGAGGCGCTGCACACCCCCCGCGACCTCGTCGAGGGCGCCGGACTGCCGCCGTTCACCGGCGGCATGGTCGGCTACCTCGGCTACGACATCGTGCGCCGCCTGGAGAAGATCGGTGAGCAGACCACCGACGACCTGCGGCTGCCCGAGCTGACCATGCTGCTCACCTCCGACCTCGCCGTCCTGGACCACTGGAGCGGCACGGTCCTGCTGATCGCCAACGCCATCAACCACAACGACCTCGACACCGGCGTCGACGAGGCCTACGCGGACGCGGTCGCCCGGCTGGACACCATGGCCTACGACCTCGCCCGGCCCGCGCCCGCGAGCGCCGCCGCGATGCCGCCGTCCGAGGTCCCGCCGTTCACCATGGAGTGGGGCGGCGCCTCCTACCAGGAGGCCGTCGACGACATCAAGGAGCGCATCCGGGCCGGCGAGGCCTTCCAGGTCGTGCCCTCCCAGCGCTTCGAAACCCCGTGCACCGCGAGCGCCCTGGACGTCTACCGGGTGCTGCGGGCCACCAACCCCAGCCCGTACATGTACCTCTTCCGCTTCGAGGGCGGCGAGGGCGCCGAGCAGGGGCCCTTCGACGTGGTGGGCTCCAGCCCGGAGGCGCTGGTCACGGTCGAGGGCGGCCGGGCCACGGTCCACCCCATCGCCGGCACCCGCCCGCGCGGCGCCACGGTGCACCGGGACCAGGCCCTGGCCGATGAGCTGATGGCCGACCCCAAGGAGCGCGCCGAGCATCTGATGCTGGTCGACCTGGGCCGCAACGACCTGGGCCGGGTCTGCGAGCCGGGCAGCGTCGAGGTCGTCGACTTCATGTCCATCGAGCGCTACAGCCATGTGATGCACATCGTCTCCACGGTCACCGGGCAGGTGGCCGAGGGCCGCACCGCCTTCGACGTGCTCACCGCCTGCTTCCCCGCCGGCACCCTCTCCGGGGCGCCCAAGCCGCGCGCCCTGCAGATCATCGAGGAGCTGGAGCCGACCCGGCGCGGGCTGTACGGCGGCTGCGTGGGCTATCTCGACTTCGCCGGCGACTCCGACACCGCCATCGCGATCCGCACGGCCCTGCTCCGCGACGGCACCGCCTACGTCCAGGCGGGCGCCGGGGTGGTCGCCGACTCCGACCCGGTGGCCGAGGACACCGAGTGCCGCAACAAGGCCGCCGCCGTGCTGCGCGCCGTCAACACCGCCAACCACCTGGGAAAGTGA
- a CDS encoding succinate dehydrogenase, with product MATDTRTDRRPSPPHPLWHSTVGKKAVMAVSGLVMLLYLVVHMLGNLKIFFGADEFNHYAHWLRTAGAPFLHEEWALWLVRVVLVAAVVAHAVSAYQLSRRDVRARPDAYAHRKARTSYATRTMRWGGVILGLFLVWHLLDLTTGTVHPGGFQPGHPYQNVVDTFSTWYGNAVYLVAVLALGLHVRHGFHSAAQTLGVGSRRRDRALKTTAGLLALVLTVGFASVPVAVMTGVVS from the coding sequence ATGGCAACGGACACACGGACGGACCGACGGCCGTCCCCGCCCCACCCGCTGTGGCACTCGACCGTCGGCAAGAAGGCCGTGATGGCCGTCAGCGGCCTGGTCATGCTGCTCTACCTGGTCGTCCACATGCTCGGGAACCTGAAGATCTTCTTCGGGGCGGACGAGTTCAACCACTACGCGCACTGGCTGCGGACGGCCGGCGCTCCCTTCCTGCACGAGGAGTGGGCGCTGTGGCTCGTCCGTGTCGTCCTGGTGGCCGCCGTCGTGGCGCACGCCGTCAGCGCCTACCAGCTCAGCCGCCGCGATGTCAGGGCGCGCCCCGACGCCTATGCGCACCGGAAGGCGCGCACGAGCTATGCCACCCGCACCATGCGCTGGGGCGGGGTCATCCTGGGGCTGTTCCTCGTCTGGCATCTGCTCGACCTGACGACCGGCACCGTGCACCCCGGCGGCTTCCAGCCGGGCCACCCGTACCAGAACGTCGTGGACACCTTCTCCACCTGGTACGGCAACGCCGTCTACCTCGTCGCGGTGCTGGCGCTCGGGCTGCACGTCCGGCACGGGTTCCACAGCGCCGCGCAGACCCTCGGCGTCGGCAGCCGCCGCCGCGACCGTGCCCTGAAGACCACCGCCGGCCTCCTCGCGCTGGTGCTGACCGTGGGCTTCGCCTCCGTACCCGTTGCCGTCATGACCGGAGTGGTGAGCTGA
- a CDS encoding DUF2752 domain-containing protein: MSDPAARLAPPAPRQRALPRRLAAPLGTLAAALAAFAYVGAVDPHEPGHYPVCPLLHLTGLYCPACGGLRSAHDVAHGDLSAALGANALAVAGYAAAAVFWALWLGRAARGRPTAGPRPRAVHWAALAGLLLVFTLVRNLPFGSALAP, from the coding sequence GTGAGCGATCCCGCGGCGCGGCTCGCGCCCCCGGCCCCCCGGCAGCGCGCGCTGCCCCGCCGTCTCGCGGCACCCCTGGGCACCCTGGCCGCCGCCCTCGCGGCCTTCGCCTACGTCGGGGCCGTCGATCCCCACGAGCCCGGGCACTACCCCGTGTGTCCGCTGCTGCATCTGACCGGCCTGTACTGCCCGGCCTGCGGCGGACTGCGCAGCGCCCATGACGTCGCCCACGGCGACCTCAGCGCGGCCCTGGGCGCCAACGCCCTCGCGGTGGCCGGATACGCCGCCGCCGCGGTCTTCTGGGCGCTGTGGCTCGGCCGCGCGGCGCGGGGCCGTCCGACGGCGGGACCCCGGCCGCGGGCCGTCCACTGGGCGGCGCTGGCCGGGCTGCTGCTGGTCTTCACGCTCGTCCGCAACCTCCCCTTCGGCAGCGCGCTGGCCCCGTGA
- a CDS encoding TIGR02234 family membrane protein, with product MTAAPQTPTDAAPADAPAPAPAAAARGARRSLAFALLAGAAGAGLALLASGRIWARGSAELAQGALPRSVTGADVTGVPGALAVVGLAALVAVFAVRRVGRIAVAALLTLSGAGIATAAVLGTSDTSALREKAATAVGLTGAGVHHVTHTGWPWVAAAGGALLLLAGLLALVHGRHWPAMSGRYERTPGGARGPRRAPAPPDLDRPEEIWKSLDRGEDPTR from the coding sequence GTGACTGCCGCACCCCAGACCCCCACCGACGCCGCGCCCGCGGACGCACCGGCCCCCGCGCCGGCCGCAGCCGCCCGCGGCGCCCGGCGCAGCCTCGCCTTCGCCCTGCTGGCCGGCGCGGCCGGCGCGGGCCTGGCGCTGCTGGCCTCCGGCCGCATCTGGGCCCGGGGCTCCGCGGAGCTGGCCCAGGGCGCGCTGCCGCGCAGCGTGACCGGCGCCGATGTGACCGGCGTGCCCGGCGCGCTGGCCGTCGTCGGCCTGGCCGCGCTGGTCGCCGTCTTCGCCGTGCGCCGGGTCGGCCGGATCGCGGTCGCCGCCCTGCTCACGCTCAGCGGCGCGGGCATCGCCACCGCCGCCGTGCTGGGCACCTCCGACACCTCCGCGCTCCGCGAGAAGGCCGCCACTGCGGTCGGTCTGACCGGCGCCGGTGTGCATCACGTCACGCACACCGGCTGGCCGTGGGTGGCCGCGGCCGGCGGCGCGCTGCTGCTGCTCGCCGGGCTGCTGGCGCTGGTTCACGGCCGCCACTGGCCTGCGATGTCGGGCCGCTACGAGCGCACGCCCGGCGGCGCCCGCGGCCCGCGCCGGGCTCCGGCCCCGCCGGATCTGGACCGTCCGGAGGAGATCTGGAAGTCCCTGGACCGCGGTGAGGACCCCACCCGGTAA
- a CDS encoding SH3-like domain-containing protein, translating to MSRVNDVGGQTGFGALEIEADEPPFHADWEARVFALNSALVRNGVYRLDQFRDAVERMDPQRYLASSYYERWLLAIETLLAERGLPGAG from the coding sequence ATGAGCCGTGTCAACGATGTGGGTGGGCAGACCGGGTTCGGGGCGCTGGAGATCGAGGCGGACGAGCCGCCGTTCCATGCCGACTGGGAGGCGCGGGTGTTCGCGCTGAACTCCGCGCTGGTACGCAACGGGGTCTACCGCCTCGACCAGTTCCGCGACGCCGTCGAGCGGATGGACCCGCAGCGGTATCTGGCGTCGTCGTACTACGAGCGGTGGCTGCTCGCGATCGAGACGCTGCTGGCCGAGCGGGGGCTGCCCGGTGCGGGCTGA
- a CDS encoding TIGR03085 family metal-binding protein, which produces MSTHAKRERLLLADLLESAGPEAPTLCENWSARELAAHVVVRERRADAAGGILVKPLAGRLRRVQAEFAGRPYEELIRLIRTGPPRMSPFALKQLDEASNTVEFYVHTEDVRRAQPDWAARELDPVFADALWSRLERMARVLGRRSPVGLVLRRPDGRTAVAHRGTPVVTVVGEPGELTMFAFGRQEAADVALDGDKEAIDRLLAAELGV; this is translated from the coding sequence ATGTCGACCCATGCGAAGCGTGAACGGCTCCTTCTCGCCGACCTGTTGGAGAGCGCCGGCCCCGAGGCGCCGACGCTGTGCGAGAACTGGAGCGCGCGGGAACTGGCCGCGCATGTGGTGGTACGCGAACGGCGCGCCGACGCGGCCGGCGGGATCCTCGTCAAGCCGCTGGCCGGACGGCTGCGGCGGGTGCAGGCGGAGTTCGCCGGCAGGCCGTACGAGGAGCTGATCCGACTGATCAGGACGGGGCCGCCGCGGATGTCGCCGTTCGCGCTGAAGCAGCTCGACGAGGCGTCCAACACCGTCGAGTTCTACGTCCACACCGAGGACGTACGGCGGGCGCAGCCGGACTGGGCCGCGCGGGAGCTGGACCCCGTCTTCGCGGACGCCCTGTGGTCCCGGCTCGAGCGGATGGCCCGGGTGCTGGGCCGCAGGTCGCCGGTGGGCCTGGTGCTGCGGCGGCCGGACGGGCGCACCGCGGTCGCCCATCGCGGCACCCCGGTGGTCACGGTCGTCGGCGAGCCCGGCGAGCTGACGATGTTCGCCTTCGGCCGGCAGGAGGCGGCCGACGTCGCGCTGGACGGCGACAAGGAGGCGATCGACCGGCTGCTGGCGGCCGAACTCGGGGTCTGA
- a CDS encoding succinate dehydrogenase/fumarate reductase iron-sulfur subunit: MRLTLRVWRQRNAGAPGAMTTYEVDGIAPDMSFLEMLDTLNEELLLGGDEPVAFDHDCREGICGACSLVINGEAHGPERTTTCQLHMRSFADGDTIDIEPWRAAAFPVVRDLVVDRSAFDRIIQAGGYITAPTGAAPEAHATPVPKPAADAAFAHAECIGCGACVAACPNGAAMLFTSAKVNHLGALPQGAPERDSRVLDMVARMDEEGFGGCTLAGECATACPKGIELFSITAMNRAFLRAARTGR, from the coding sequence ATGAGGCTCACCCTGCGCGTCTGGCGCCAGCGGAACGCCGGCGCCCCCGGCGCCATGACCACCTACGAGGTGGACGGCATCGCGCCGGACATGTCGTTCCTGGAGATGCTCGACACCCTCAACGAGGAGCTCCTCCTCGGCGGTGACGAGCCGGTCGCCTTCGACCACGACTGCCGCGAGGGCATCTGCGGCGCGTGCAGCCTGGTCATCAACGGCGAGGCGCACGGCCCGGAGCGGACCACCACCTGCCAGCTGCACATGCGGTCCTTCGCGGACGGCGACACCATCGACATCGAGCCGTGGCGGGCCGCCGCCTTCCCCGTCGTCAGGGACCTGGTCGTCGACCGCTCCGCCTTCGACCGGATCATCCAGGCCGGCGGCTACATCACCGCGCCGACCGGCGCCGCCCCCGAGGCGCACGCCACACCCGTCCCCAAGCCGGCCGCCGACGCCGCCTTCGCGCACGCCGAGTGCATCGGCTGCGGCGCCTGCGTGGCCGCCTGCCCGAACGGCGCGGCGATGCTCTTCACCTCGGCCAAGGTCAACCACCTCGGTGCCCTGCCGCAGGGCGCTCCCGAACGGGACTCCCGGGTGCTGGACATGGTGGCGCGGATGGACGAGGAGGGCTTCGGCGGCTGCACCCTGGCCGGCGAGTGCGCCACCGCCTGCCCCAAGGGCATCGAGCTGTTCAGCATCACCGCGATGAACCGCGCGTTCCTCCGGGCGGCGCGCACCGGGCGCTGA
- a CDS encoding SH3-like domain-containing protein — protein MRAEFRAGERVRVRAGDPAGHTRAPRYVRGQVGRIVECQGSWELADEVAAGVAEPRVEPVYTVAFAAGDLWGEGGHEVTVDLWESYIERAGEDGA, from the coding sequence GTGCGGGCTGAGTTCCGGGCGGGGGAGCGGGTGCGGGTGCGCGCCGGTGACCCCGCGGGGCATACGCGGGCGCCGCGCTATGTGCGCGGGCAGGTGGGACGGATCGTCGAGTGCCAGGGCAGCTGGGAGCTCGCGGACGAGGTGGCGGCGGGCGTCGCCGAGCCGCGGGTGGAGCCCGTCTACACGGTGGCGTTCGCCGCGGGCGACCTGTGGGGCGAGGGCGGTCACGAGGTCACGGTCGACCTCTGGGAGTCGTACATCGAACGGGCAGGGGAGGACGGGGCATGA
- a CDS encoding fumarate reductase/succinate dehydrogenase flavoprotein subunit — protein sequence MASFADYPTGAPVADTKAPAGPVAERWDTRRFEAKLVNPANRRKHTVIVVGTGLAGGSAGATLAEQGYRVVQFCHQDSPRRAHSIAAQGGINAAKNYRNDGDSVHRLFHDTVKGGDFRARESNVHRLAQLSVEIIDQCVAQGVPFAREYGGLLDTRSFGGVQVSRTFYARGQTGQQLLLGAYQALSRQIAAGNVELHPRTEMLDLVVADGRARGIVTRDLVTGEIGTHFADAVVLASGGYGNVFHLSTNAMHSNATAVWRAHRRGAYFANPCFTQIHPTCIPRTGDHQSKLTLMSESLRNDGRIWVPKATGDARPPGRIPEEERDYYLERLYPSFGNLVPRDIASRAAKNVCDEGRGVGPGGQGVYLDFADALARMGRARVEEKYGNLFEMYARITAEDPYEVPMRIYPAVHYTMGGLWVDYDLQTTVPGLFAIGEANFSDHGANRLGASALMQGLADGYFVLPSTINDYLARAPLDGPLDAGHPAAAAAAAVVDEATARLDRLLAVDGDRTPDSFHRELGALLWEHCGMARSEEGLRTALDRIPRLREEFWRRLKVPGTGAEFNQSLEKAHRIVDYLELAELMCLDALHRAESCGGHFRTESQTPDGEAERRDAAFSYAAAWEFTATGRAPVLHKEDLVFEYVHPTQRSYA from the coding sequence ATGGCTTCTTTCGCGGACTATCCGACCGGTGCGCCGGTCGCCGACACCAAGGCGCCGGCCGGGCCGGTCGCCGAACGCTGGGACACCCGCCGCTTCGAGGCGAAGCTGGTCAACCCCGCCAACCGCCGCAAGCACACCGTCATCGTGGTCGGCACCGGCCTCGCGGGCGGCTCGGCGGGCGCCACCCTCGCCGAACAGGGCTACCGCGTCGTCCAGTTCTGCCACCAGGACTCCCCGCGCCGTGCCCACTCGATCGCCGCGCAGGGCGGCATCAACGCGGCGAAGAACTACCGCAACGACGGGGACTCGGTCCACCGGCTGTTCCACGACACCGTCAAGGGCGGCGACTTCCGCGCCCGGGAGTCGAACGTGCACCGGCTGGCACAGCTCTCCGTCGAGATCATCGACCAGTGCGTCGCGCAGGGCGTGCCGTTCGCCCGGGAGTACGGCGGTCTGCTCGACACCCGCTCCTTCGGCGGCGTCCAGGTCTCCCGGACGTTCTACGCCCGCGGCCAGACCGGCCAGCAGCTGCTGCTGGGCGCCTACCAGGCGCTGTCCCGGCAGATCGCGGCGGGGAACGTGGAACTGCACCCGCGCACCGAGATGCTGGACCTCGTCGTCGCCGACGGGCGGGCCCGCGGGATCGTCACCCGGGACCTGGTCACCGGGGAGATCGGCACCCACTTCGCCGATGCCGTGGTGCTGGCGTCCGGCGGCTACGGCAATGTCTTCCATCTGTCGACCAACGCCATGCACTCCAACGCGACCGCCGTCTGGCGGGCGCACCGCCGCGGCGCGTACTTCGCCAACCCCTGCTTCACCCAGATCCACCCGACCTGCATCCCGCGCACCGGCGACCACCAGTCGAAGCTGACGCTGATGAGCGAGTCGCTGCGCAACGACGGCCGCATCTGGGTCCCGAAGGCCACGGGCGATGCCCGCCCGCCCGGCCGGATCCCCGAGGAGGAGCGCGACTACTACCTGGAGCGGCTCTACCCCTCCTTCGGCAATCTCGTCCCGCGCGACATCGCCTCCCGCGCCGCCAAGAACGTCTGCGACGAGGGCCGCGGTGTGGGCCCCGGCGGCCAGGGCGTGTACCTGGACTTCGCGGACGCCCTCGCACGCATGGGCCGGGCCCGGGTCGAGGAGAAGTACGGCAATCTCTTCGAGATGTACGCGCGGATCACCGCGGAGGACCCGTACGAGGTGCCGATGCGGATCTACCCCGCCGTGCACTACACGATGGGCGGGCTGTGGGTCGACTACGACCTCCAGACCACCGTCCCCGGCCTGTTCGCGATCGGGGAGGCCAACTTCTCCGACCACGGCGCCAACCGCCTCGGCGCCTCCGCGCTGATGCAGGGCCTGGCCGACGGCTACTTCGTCCTCCCCTCGACGATCAACGACTATCTGGCCCGCGCCCCGCTCGACGGCCCGCTCGACGCCGGCCATCCGGCGGCCGCGGCGGCCGCGGCGGTCGTCGACGAGGCCACGGCGCGCCTGGACCGGCTGCTGGCCGTCGACGGCGACCGCACCCCCGACTCCTTCCACCGCGAGCTCGGCGCGCTGCTGTGGGAGCACTGCGGAATGGCCCGCAGCGAGGAGGGGCTGCGCACGGCCCTCGACCGGATTCCGCGGCTGCGCGAGGAGTTCTGGCGCCGCCTCAAGGTGCCGGGCACCGGCGCGGAGTTCAACCAGTCCCTGGAGAAGGCCCACCGCATCGTCGACTACCTGGAACTCGCCGAGCTGATGTGCCTCGACGCGCTGCACCGCGCCGAGTCCTGCGGCGGCCACTTCCGCACCGAGTCACAGACCCCCGACGGCGAGGCCGAGCGCCGGGACGCGGCGTTCTCCTACGCCGCCGCCTGGGAGTTCACCGCCACCGGCCGGGCCCCCGTCCTCCACAAGGAAGACCTGGTCTTCGAGTACGTCCACCCCACCCAGCGGAGCTACGCATGA